The segment TCGTCGTTGATGCACTCATGACGCCAACGCGGCGGCGAACGCAGGCGACAGCCGTTCTTCGAGGCCGTTCGCGCCATGCAGGATGAACATCACCGCGAGCCCGCGCTCGCTCGCCCAAGGCAGCCCTTGCTCGGGACCGAGCACGGTCATCAACGTGCCGATCGGATCCGCGTGCATGGCGTCACTCGCAAGCACGCTGACCGAAGCCACCTTGTGCGCCACCGGTCGGCCGGTGCGCGGATCGATGTGATGCGAATAGCGCACGTCGTCTGCGGTGAAGTGGCGACGATAGTCACCGGACGTGGCGATGGCGCGACCGCTCAACGTGAGCACCTGGCTGAGCTGGTCGGCATGTTCGACCGCGCCCCTCGCGGCGCCCGGACGTTCGACGCCAATGCGCCACGACGATCGATCCGGCTTGGTGCCCTTGCCCTTGAGCTCACCGCCCACTTCCACCAGCCAGGCGCCCATGCCGAGCCCGTCCAGGTACTGGCCCACCAGGTCGACGCTGTAGCCCTTCGCCACCGACGACAGATCGAGATAGATGCCGCCCGGCTGATAGAGGCTGTGGGTGGCTTCATCGAGCCTGAGCTTCCACCAGCCGACGCGCTCGCTGGCCGCGGCCATCGCCTCGGATGACGGCGGTTCGTAACGCGATGCGTCGGGACCGAAACCCCACAGGTTCACCAACGGGCCGACCGTCGGGTCATACGCGCCGCCGCTGTCGCGTGCCACCGACAGCGCATGCTTCACCACATGGAAGCATTCGGTCGGAAGCACATGCCAGGTGCCGGCGGGCGCGCTGTTGAACCGCGACAGGTCCGACTGCGGCTTGTACGTGCTCATCTGGCCGTCGACCAGATCGAGCGCGGCCTGGATGCCGTCATGCCACGTCTGCAACGACAGCTCGACCGGAAGCACGGCGCGCACCGACCATGTCGTGCCCATGGTCTCGCCTTGCGTGGATTGCACGACGAGATCCATCAACGGCGTGATGCTCCGCATCGACCGGCGCGAGCCTGCTGTTGCATCACTGCGGCAGCACTTCCAACGTGGCGGAGTACGACAGGCGGCGCTGCTTGGCGGGCTTGAGGCTGGTCTTGTCGTCCTGCGTGCTCGTGTTGACCCAATACATGCCGGCGTGCGGCCAGTTCAGGCTGAACTTGCCGTCCTTGCCGGTGGTGACGTCGATTTCTTCCTGCGCGTTTCGATAGCGCGTTTCGCCGGCAATCGCCGATACCTTCAGGCCCGCGGCGGGTTTGCCGTCGAGCAGCAACTGGAAGGTGGCCGGCTCGCCCGCGGCCAGATCGGTAAACGCCGTGACCGGCACCAGTTCCAGGCCCTTGCCACTGGGCTTGAGCGCTGCATCGCTGGGCTTGCCATTGGTGACGAAGGTCTCCACGCGGCTGATCGATTCGGACACTTCGACGTTCTTCGCACCGGCCGGAATGTCCTTGGCGAAGTTGGCCGGCTCGCCGCGCCAGCGACGCTTCTGCCCGTCCACTTCATAGCTGGCGAACAGGCCGCCGTTGACCGCGGCGATCTTGTACGTGCCCGGCTGGGTCAGGTGCACGTCGAACACGCTGCGGTACTGGCCGGTGAAGGCGTTTTCCACTTTGGCCGTCTGGCCGTCCGGCGCGGTGACGATCACACGATCGGTCTGCACCGGCATATGGTCGGCGTAGAACAGGTCGTTGGAGACGGCGGCATCCACCGTCACCCACGGATCGGCACCGGATACGTTGGTGGCCGAAGGCACCATCCACATCTTGTGCGCCTGCGCGGCCAACGGCAGGGTCATCGCCAGCGCCAGCGCGCTCCACTTCAACGATCGCTTCATCATGGAATCTCCGTCGGAATCAGGGTGCGAGGTCGAGCTTGACCGCGCCGAGTTCGCTGCTGCCCTTGGCGTCCAGCTGCTGTGGCGCGCTGGCCGGCCAGGTGAACGGCACGCGCACGACTTCGCGCCCGCCCACTTCGCGTGCGGCCTCGACGACCAGTTCGTACTTGCCTGCCGGCAGCGCGCCCAGCGGCGCCCTGCCTTCATGGAAGCTCAGCTTCTGGTCGCCCGCGGGGCGCGTCGCGCCGGAGACGCCATCCACCGGCATCTGCAGGTCGCGGCCACCACGACGCCACCATTGGCGAAGCTCGGGCAGCCATTTGGTACCGGCGCCCTCCTTCGATTCCTTCTGCGCGTACCAGACGGCCAGTTGCGCGGCCACGGTGTGATCCTCGCGCTCGATCCACACGGCCGTATACGGTCGGTGGTATTCCGCCACGTCCAGCTGCGGGATCTGCACGGTGACATTGAGATCGGCCGCCATCGCGGGCGCGGCGAGCAGCAAGGCGGGCATGGAGAACAGCAGTCGACGCATGGGTAAGTCCCGTCAATGGATGAAGATCAGTGCCAGCACCAACGGCAGCAGCAGACCGAAGGCCACCAGCGGCCAGGTCGCGCCGCGCTGTGCAGCGTGCATTTTCAAAAGCAGCAATCCGGTGACCGAGAAGATCACGCAGGCGAGCGCGAATACATCGATGAACCAGCCCCACGCGGCTCCCGCATGGCGTCCTTTGTGCAGGTCGTTGAGATAGGCGATGACGCCGCGCGTGCTGCGCTCGGCTTCGACCTTGCCGCTCTCGCGATCGATGCTCAGCCATGCGTCGCCGCCGGGGCGCGGCATCGAGACATAGATTTCGTCGGAGGACCAATCGGCGGCACGCCCCGCGACGTCGATATCGAGCTGCGCGCCGATCCAGTCGGCGACCATCGCCGGCACGGACACGCCCTTGCGTTCGTCGTCGCCGGCGACGGCCTTGAGCAGCGTGGCGGGCAATTGCGCAGTGCGGTGCACGGTCTGTGCCTTCGCTTCGATCTGTCCGGCGTGGTTGAGCGTGAAACCCGTGACCGCGAAAAGCAGCATGCCGACCAGGCACAACGCCGCGCTGATCCAGTGCCACTGGTGCAGTTGCTTGAGCCAGAACGCCCGGCTCGAACCGACCTTGTTGTGCGACCGCGCCACTGGTTTCATGCCCGCCTTATTGCCTCACGTTCGCGCCGATGCATGACGGGCCATGCAACCGAGTCGCGCGCCAGCTGTCTCATTGCGGCGCCAGGGCGCTAAGCTCCTTTCTTCGGGCAGCCCTTCCCTGACAACCAGCCGGGATTTTGCCACAAATGAGAATCACTCGCAATTCAGCCGGCATGCGCATCCGCCCATCTCGCCATCCGGCCGCCTACCTTATCTGGAACCCGTCATGCGCATTTTGATTGCCGAGGATGATCCTTCCATTGCCGCGGGCGTCAGCGCGTCGCTGCGACAAGGCGGCCACGCGGTCGACTGCGTGTCCGACGGCACCAAGGCCGATGCGGCGTTGCGCGATACGCCCTACGACCTGCTCATCCTCGACCTCGGCCTGCCCAACCTCGACGGTGCCGACGTGCTGCAACGCCTGCGCAAGCGCGGCACCGGCCTGCCGGTACTGGTGATCACGGCGCGCGAGGGCCTGCGCGAGCGCGTGCGCGTGCTCGATCTGGGCGCCGACGATTATCTGGTGAAGCCGTTCGCGCTGGCCGAATTCGAAGCGCGCGTACGTGCCCTGCTGCGGCGTTACACCTCACAGGGCGCGCCGGAGATGACGCTTGGCAAGCTGCGCCTGGACCTGCCCGGCCACCGCGCCTGGATCGGCGAAACACCGCTGGAACTCACCGCGCGCGAGTTCGGCCTGCTTGAAGCACTGGCCGCCCGCCCCGATCGGGTCACCAGCCGCGCGCAACTGGTCGAGGCGCTGTGCAGCTGGGACGAGGAACTCACCGACAACGGCCTGGATATCGCGATCTATCGCCTGCGCCGCAAGCTCGCCGACTCGGGCACGCAGGTCCGCACCATCCGCGGGCTGGGCTATCTGCTCGAGGAAGTGAAGGAAGACAAGGAACACAAGGCATGATCGAGGTGGCGGCCAAGCCGGGGCGTTCCTGGCTGCACGGCCTCATCGAGCCGGCGGGCCGCCCCAGCCTGCGGCGCCATCTGCTTTCTTCGCTGCTGGTGCCGCTGATGATGCTGCTGGTGGTCGAGAGCCTCGTCACCTACGGCGGCGCGTTGATCTACTCCAACCACGTGCACGATCGCGACCTCGCCGACGATGCGATGACGCTGGCGCAGATGCTGAGCCAGGAAGACCTGGGCGGAAAGGTCTCGCCGCAGGCGCGCTTCCTGCTCGAATACGCCCCCGAGGGACACAACTACTTCAACGTCAGCAGCCTCAATCACGGCTTGCTCGCAGGGGCACCGGAGCTGCGACCCGCATCGCTGAAAGGCGCCGCGCAGGACGGCGAGCCCGCGCTCTACACCACCATGCTGGGACGCCGCCAGGTGCGCGCGGCGACGGTGCGCATTCCCAACCTGCACGATCCGAGCGACCAGCTCACCGTGACCATGGCGGAAACCTTCCGCGACCGCCATCAGCGCGCGCGGGAAATCCTGCTGCTGAGCATTCCCGCGCAGGCGATCCTGATCGCCAGCGTGTTCATTCTCGTGCTGTATGGCGTGCGCGTAGGCCTGCGTCAGCTCGATCCGCTCACCGCGCGACTCGCTTCGCGCGAGCACGACCTTGCGCCCATCGGCGACGCCGACGTGCCAGTGGAAATCCTGCCGCTCACGCGCACCATCGACGGCCTGTTCGCGCGCCAGCGCGGCATGCTCTCGCTGCAGGAACGCTTCATCGCCGACGCGGCGCACCAGCTGAAGACGCCGCTGGCGGGGCTGCGCGTGCACGTCGAACGGGCGCAGGCCGATCCGAGCAAGGAAACCGTCCACGACGCCCTGCAACACATCCTGCGGCTCACTCAACGCGCGAGCCGCGCTTCCAGCCAGCTGCTCGCACTTACGCGCGTGCAATCGACCGAATCCGCCGACGCTGCCCCACTGTGCCTGCTCGACCTGGCGCAACTCGTGCCCGAAATGCTGAGCGTACGCGTGCACGACGCCATCGCCGCAGGCGTCGACCTGGGCTACGAGGGCCCGTCCGGTCCGGTCTGGATCGATGGCGACCGCATCTCGCTGCAGGAGATGCTCGACAACCTCATCGACAACAGCCTGCGCTACGCAGGACGCCGCAGCATCCTCACGGTAGGCGTGTCCGCGATGCCACACGGAGCGAGCCTGAGCGTGGAAGACAACGGCCCCGGCGTTCCTCCGGCCTTCCTGGAACGGCTCGGCGAGCGCTTCTTCCGCGTACCCGGCGTCGTCGAAGAAGGCACCGGGCTTGGCCTGGCGATCGTGCAACGCATCGCCGAACGCCATCGCGCACACGTGCGCTACCTCAACGGCAGCAATGGCGGCCTGCGAGTGGAGATCGTGTTTCCGCCGGCACGCACCTCGAAGTCACTGTCCTGATGCATCAGGTGAGGGCCTGCGCACAGGCACCGTCGCGCGCAGGCTTCGCACCGAATACCAGGAAGCTTGCTGCGCCAAGCATCCACACGCCGATGCCACCGTACAACAACACCCGCTGAAACCCGTGCGACAAGGCCGTGCGGGCCAGCTCGGGCGCAATGCCCGTAGGCAGCCCGCCAGCGATCGACTCAGCCAGCGCACGCAATGTGATGTCGTCCGGTACAGGCATGCCGCTGGTCGCCGCGGCGTATCGCAGCCCAGCCGCCACGCCCGACACCAGGATCAACCCCATCAGCGCGATGTTGATGGCCAACGTGATCATGCGCGCACTCATGTCGATGCCGGAGGCCATGCCAGCCCGTTCGCTCGTCACGACGCCCGTCGTCGTATTGGTGACCGTCGTGTTGGTCATGCCCAGGCCGACGCCCGCGCAAACGCAGCCGGGCAACATGCTCGGCCAGCCGGGATGTGCGACGCCACTGCCCCACTTCATCAGGAAGAAGCCCGCACCGATGGTGAACAAGCCAGCGGGTATGACCCAGCCTGGTCGATAGCGAACAGCAAGCCGTTCTGCCAAGGGAGGCACCACCAGCGTCGGCAGCGTATAGGCCAGCAAGGCGCATCCCGCGGCGGCATCGCCATAGCCCAGGACGCCATGGAAATACAGCGGCAGATAAATCATGAAGGGCCAGAAGCTGATGTTCATGCCCGCCGATCCCAGCAGCGCTCCCGAGAAGGCACGAATGCGGAACACCGAGAAATCGAACATCGGATGGGCAACCCGCGTTTCGATCATGACGAACGCCAGCAGGCATAGCGCGCTGACAAAGGCGATGCCCATGACGCGTGGATTGCCGTAACCCAGATCTGGCCCCTGCGTAATGAAGTATGCGGTGCCGAACACGGCGAGCGACAACGCAAGCATGCCGGCCACGTCCAGTCGCCGTGCGTTCGGATCTCGCGACTCACGCGCGCCGCGCCAGCCCAGCATGAGCGTCGCCAGCGCGATTGGACCGTGCGCGAGAAAGACCCACGGCCAGCTCGCCCACGCGACGATGGCGCCGCCGATGATGGGACCAAAACCCAGCCCGATGCCGAAGATCACGCCCCACGCTGCAAACGCCCTCACGCGTTCCGCGCGCGCGGGAAACTGCTGGGACAACACGGCCACCTGGCAGATCAGCATCGCCCCACCGGTAGCGCCCTGCAGGAAGCGAGCACCGATCATCACCGCCATGTTCGGGGCCCACCCGCATACCATCGAGGCCACGCCGAACAGCGCGATGTTGATGAGGAACAGCCGCTTTCTGCCAAACCGGTCGGCCAGTGTTCCCGTTGCCATCAGCACGGTGGTGCAAGCGATGGTGTACGCGTTCATGACCCACTGCATGTCCTTGAAGTCGCCACGCAATGCATGCTGCAGGGTGGGCAGGATCGCCGGGACACTGGAAATCTCCAGCCCGAACATCAGCGAAGAAAGGCATACGGCCGCCAACGCGAGGCCGTTCTTTGAAACGCGAAGGGAAGTCATGGGCGGCTCCATGCGGGGAGCCGCTACTATATGGCGCCATGAAAGCGCCATTGACTCAATATTCTCCCGTGAATGTAGCCTTCACAGCTCCAATGGAGCCTCGTCGTGGATGACCGGCTGGATGGCATCGCCACCTTCGTACAGGTCGTGGAGGCTGGCAGTTTTGCCGTAGCGGCCGAACGCCTGAACCTCACGCGCTCGGCCGTAGGCAAGGTCATCGCGCGACTGGAAAAGCGGCTCGGCGTGCGCCTGATCCAGCGGACCACGCGCAGCCAAAGCCTTACCGAAGACGGAAAGTCTTATTACGACAGCTGTGTCCGCGCGCTCGCGGAACTGGAAGCCGCCGAAACGATGCTGGAAGGCGGGCGCCAACAGCCGCAGGGCCGCCTCCGCGTCAGCGTACCCATCGCATTTGGACACCTCTGCGTGGCCCCGGTGTTGATGGAACTTGCGGCCCGCAATCCAGCGCTGCGCATCGACATCTCCTTTACCGATCGCGTGGTCGATCTGATCGAAGAAGGCGTCGACCTCGCCGTGCGCATCGGCGACCTGCGCGACAGCACCAGTCTCGCCGCACGCAAGCTCGGCATGCAGTACCTGAGCATCGGGGCATCACCCGCCTACGTGGCCCGTCACGGCATGCCCGTCGAACTGGACGAGCTGGAAGCGCATGCCATCGTTGCCTACTCCCGCGCCGGCGTGACGCCACCGTGGGACTTGCGCGAACCATCCGGACATATCCGACGCCTGCACGTGCAGGCACAGCTGAGCATGGATGATGTCCAGGCCATTGCAGCGGCGGCCATTGCCGGCTTCGGCCTCGCGCGCATCCCGTCGTGGCTGCTGGCGCGCCATGTCAAAACGGGCGAGCTCGTGCAAGTAAAGGATCGGTGCAACCTCGCGCCGCAGGACATTCACGCCGTGTGGCCAAAAACGCGTTACATGCCGCCGAAGACGCGCAGTGCCATCGATGCACTGGTCGCAGGCATTCCTCAGATGCTGGACAGATAGACGCCGCTGCGCCCTTGTGCCAGCAAAAAAAAACGGCGACACACGCGTGTCGCCGCTGTCACACATCCCCTGCATGGGAACTACCTGAGACAAACTTTTGGCAGAACGCCGCGGGATGCACTCCCGCGGCGTCGCATTACATGGCCTTCTTCGCCTTGGTCAGCAGCTGGTCGAGCAGCGCGAT is part of the Dyella jiangningensis genome and harbors:
- a CDS encoding response regulator, yielding MRILIAEDDPSIAAGVSASLRQGGHAVDCVSDGTKADAALRDTPYDLLILDLGLPNLDGADVLQRLRKRGTGLPVLVITAREGLRERVRVLDLGADDYLVKPFALAEFEARVRALLRRYTSQGAPEMTLGKLRLDLPGHRAWIGETPLELTAREFGLLEALAARPDRVTSRAQLVEALCSWDEELTDNGLDIAIYRLRRKLADSGTQVRTIRGLGYLLEEVKEDKEHKA
- a CDS encoding DUF2271 domain-containing protein, coding for MRRLLFSMPALLLAAPAMAADLNVTVQIPQLDVAEYHRPYTAVWIEREDHTVAAQLAVWYAQKESKEGAGTKWLPELRQWWRRGGRDLQMPVDGVSGATRPAGDQKLSFHEGRAPLGALPAGKYELVVEAAREVGGREVVRVPFTWPASAPQQLDAKGSSELGAVKLDLAP
- a CDS encoding PepSY-associated TM helix domain-containing protein translates to MKPVARSHNKVGSSRAFWLKQLHQWHWISAALCLVGMLLFAVTGFTLNHAGQIEAKAQTVHRTAQLPATLLKAVAGDDERKGVSVPAMVADWIGAQLDIDVAGRAADWSSDEIYVSMPRPGGDAWLSIDRESGKVEAERSTRGVIAYLNDLHKGRHAGAAWGWFIDVFALACVIFSVTGLLLLKMHAAQRGATWPLVAFGLLLPLVLALIFIH
- a CDS encoding LysR family transcriptional regulator; its protein translation is MDDRLDGIATFVQVVEAGSFAVAAERLNLTRSAVGKVIARLEKRLGVRLIQRTTRSQSLTEDGKSYYDSCVRALAELEAAETMLEGGRQQPQGRLRVSVPIAFGHLCVAPVLMELAARNPALRIDISFTDRVVDLIEEGVDLAVRIGDLRDSTSLAARKLGMQYLSIGASPAYVARHGMPVELDELEAHAIVAYSRAGVTPPWDLREPSGHIRRLHVQAQLSMDDVQAIAAAAIAGFGLARIPSWLLARHVKTGELVQVKDRCNLAPQDIHAVWPKTRYMPPKTRSAIDALVAGIPQMLDR
- a CDS encoding DUF4198 domain-containing protein codes for the protein MKRSLKWSALALAMTLPLAAQAHKMWMVPSATNVSGADPWVTVDAAVSNDLFYADHMPVQTDRVIVTAPDGQTAKVENAFTGQYRSVFDVHLTQPGTYKIAAVNGGLFASYEVDGQKRRWRGEPANFAKDIPAGAKNVEVSESISRVETFVTNGKPSDAALKPSGKGLELVPVTAFTDLAAGEPATFQLLLDGKPAAGLKVSAIAGETRYRNAQEEIDVTTGKDGKFSLNWPHAGMYWVNTSTQDDKTSLKPAKQRRLSYSATLEVLPQ
- a CDS encoding MFS transporter, which codes for MTSLRVSKNGLALAAVCLSSLMFGLEISSVPAILPTLQHALRGDFKDMQWVMNAYTIACTTVLMATGTLADRFGRKRLFLINIALFGVASMVCGWAPNMAVMIGARFLQGATGGAMLICQVAVLSQQFPARAERVRAFAAWGVIFGIGLGFGPIIGGAIVAWASWPWVFLAHGPIALATLMLGWRGARESRDPNARRLDVAGMLALSLAVFGTAYFITQGPDLGYGNPRVMGIAFVSALCLLAFVMIETRVAHPMFDFSVFRIRAFSGALLGSAGMNISFWPFMIYLPLYFHGVLGYGDAAAGCALLAYTLPTLVVPPLAERLAVRYRPGWVIPAGLFTIGAGFFLMKWGSGVAHPGWPSMLPGCVCAGVGLGMTNTTVTNTTTGVVTSERAGMASGIDMSARMITLAINIALMGLILVSGVAAGLRYAAATSGMPVPDDITLRALAESIAGGLPTGIAPELARTALSHGFQRVLLYGGIGVWMLGAASFLVFGAKPARDGACAQALT
- a CDS encoding sensor histidine kinase; its protein translation is MIEVAAKPGRSWLHGLIEPAGRPSLRRHLLSSLLVPLMMLLVVESLVTYGGALIYSNHVHDRDLADDAMTLAQMLSQEDLGGKVSPQARFLLEYAPEGHNYFNVSSLNHGLLAGAPELRPASLKGAAQDGEPALYTTMLGRRQVRAATVRIPNLHDPSDQLTVTMAETFRDRHQRAREILLLSIPAQAILIASVFILVLYGVRVGLRQLDPLTARLASREHDLAPIGDADVPVEILPLTRTIDGLFARQRGMLSLQERFIADAAHQLKTPLAGLRVHVERAQADPSKETVHDALQHILRLTQRASRASSQLLALTRVQSTESADAAPLCLLDLAQLVPEMLSVRVHDAIAAGVDLGYEGPSGPVWIDGDRISLQEMLDNLIDNSLRYAGRRSILTVGVSAMPHGASLSVEDNGPGVPPAFLERLGERFFRVPGVVEEGTGLGLAIVQRIAERHRAHVRYLNGSNGGLRVEIVFPPARTSKSLS
- a CDS encoding FAD:protein FMN transferase, which encodes MDLVVQSTQGETMGTTWSVRAVLPVELSLQTWHDGIQAALDLVDGQMSTYKPQSDLSRFNSAPAGTWHVLPTECFHVVKHALSVARDSGGAYDPTVGPLVNLWGFGPDASRYEPPSSEAMAAASERVGWWKLRLDEATHSLYQPGGIYLDLSSVAKGYSVDLVGQYLDGLGMGAWLVEVGGELKGKGTKPDRSSWRIGVERPGAARGAVEHADQLSQVLTLSGRAIATSGDYRRHFTADDVRYSHHIDPRTGRPVAHKVASVSVLASDAMHADPIGTLMTVLGPEQGLPWASERGLAVMFILHGANGLEERLSPAFAAALAS